A stretch of the Arachis stenosperma cultivar V10309 chromosome 6, arast.V10309.gnm1.PFL2, whole genome shotgun sequence genome encodes the following:
- the LOC130933487 gene encoding polyadenylate-binding protein 2-like — protein MAQIQVQHQSAVSAPPQNGVAAAPSPPLPAGAANGTNQFVTTSLYVGDLDPEVDERHLYDLFNQVGQVVSVRVCSDLTTRRSLGYGYVNYSNPQDAARAIDVLNFTPLNNKPIRIMYSHRDPSIRKSGTANIFIKNLDKSIDHKALHDTFSSFGHILSCKIATDASGQSKGYGFVQFDTEESAQNAIDKLNGMLINDKQVYVGHFLRKQDRDNALGKTTFNNVYVKNLSESVTDDDLKKIFGEYGTITSAVVMRDADGRSKCFGFVNFENPEDAAKAVESLNGKKIDDKEWYVGKAQKKSERENELRRRFEQTVKESVDKYQGVNLYLKNLDDTINDEKLRELFSEFGSITSCKVMRDPNGISRGSGFVAFSTPEEASRALTEMNGKMIAGKPLYVALAQRKEERRARLQAQFSQMRPVAMTPSVAPRMPLYPPGAPGLGQQFMYGQGPPAMIPPQAGFGYQQQLVPGMRPGGAPMPSFFVPMVQQGQRPGGRRGAGPVQQPQQTVPMMQQQLLPRGRYMRYPPGGRNMQDVPLPGVAGGMLSVPYDIGGLPIRDGVGQPVGIQALATALANAPPEQQRTMLGEALYPLVDQLEHDAAAKVTGMLLEMDQPEVLHLIESPDALKAKVAEAMDVLRNVSQQANTPADQLASLSLNENLVS, from the exons ATGGCGCAGATTCAGGTGCAACACCAGAGCGCGGTTTCGGCTCCACCGCAGAACGGCGTCGCAGCCGCTCCTTCGCCGCCACTGCCGGCGGGTGCTGCGAATGGGACGAACCAGTTTGTTACGACGTCGTTGTACGTCGGGGATCTGGACCCTGAGGTTGACGAGAGGCACCTCTACGATTTGTTCAACCAGGTCGGGCAAGTGGTTTCGGTTCGTGTCTGCAGTGATTTGACCACTCGGCGATCGCTCGGTTACGGTTACGTTAATTACAGTAACCCTCAGGATG CTGCACGAGCAATAGATGTACTGAATTTCACTCCACTGAACAACAAGCCCATTAGGATAATGTATTCTCATCGGGATCCTAGCATTCGCAAGAGTGGGACTGCAAACATTTTTATCAAG AATTTGGATAAGTCAATTGATCACAAAGCTTTACATgatactttttcttcttttggaCATATTCTTTCTTGCAAAATAGCGACTGATGCTTCTGGCCAGTCAAAAGGCTATGGTTTTGTTCAATTCGACACCGAGGAGTCTGCACAGAATGCAATCGATAAGTTAAATGGCATGCTGATCAATGATAAGCAGGTCTACGTGGGTCATTTCTTACGTAAGCAAGATAGAGATAATGCTTTGGGTAAGACGACATTCAATAATGTGTATGTGAAAAACCTGTCTGAGTCGGTGACAGATGATGACTtgaagaaaatttttggagAGTATGGGACGATCACTAGTGCTGTAGTAATGAGAGACGCAGATGGTAGATCAAAGTGTTTTGGGTTTGTTAATTTTGAAAACCCAGAAGATGCTGCCAAAGCTGTTGAGTCACTCAATGGAAAGAAAATTGATGACAAGGAGTGGTATGTTGGAAAAGCCCAGAAAAAATCTGAGCGAGAGAATGAGCTGAGAAGACGGTTTGAGCAAACTGTTAAAGAATCTGTTGATAAATACCAAGGTGTGAACTTGTATCTCAAGAACTTGGATGATACCATCAATGATGAAAAGCTAAGAGAACTCTTCTCTGAGTTTGGTTCAATAACCTCTTGCAAG GTTATGCGCGATCCAAATGGAATCAGTAGAGGATCAGGATTTGTTGCATTTTCAACTCCTGAGGAAGCATCTCGAGCT CTTACGGAGATGAATGGTAAAATGATTGCTGGGAAGCCTCTGTACGTTGCCCTTGCTCAGAGAAAGGAAGAGAGAAGAGCTAGGTTACAG GCACAATTTTCACAAATGAGGCCTGTTGCGATGACACCTTCTGTTGCACCACGGATGCCACTTTATCCTCCTGGTGCTCCTGGTTTAGGGCAGCAATTTATGTACGGGCAAGGACCCCCAGCCATGATTCCCCCACAG GCTGGATTTGGCTACCAGCAGCAACTTGTTCCTGGGATGAGGCCCGGTGGTGCTCCAATGCCTAGCTTCTTTGTTCCAATGGTTCAGCAGGGTCAGCGCCCAGGTGGACGACGAGGAGCTGGTCCTGTGCAACAACCTCAGCAGACAGTGCCAATGATGCAGCAACAG TTGCTTCCAAGGGGACGCTATATGCGTTACCCTCCTGGGGGTCGCAATATGCAAGATGTTCCACTTCCAGGGGTTGCTGGAGGAATGTTGTCAGTCCCCTATGACATAGGTGGTCTTCCAATCCGCGATGGTGTAGGGCAGCCAGTTGGAATTCAGGCCTTGGCTACTGCTCTTGCAAATGCTCCTCCCGAACAGCAGAGGACT ATGCTTGGTGAAGCTTTGTACCCGCTAGTGGACCAGCTGGAGCATGATGCAGCTGCTAAAGTTACAGGCATGCTATTGGAGATGGATCAGCCAGAGGTATTGCACCTGATTGAATCACCAGATGCTCTAAAGGCGAAAGTTGCCGAAGCAATGGATGTGTTGAGAAATGTTTCTCAACAAGCCAACACCCCTGCCGATCAACTAGCCTCACTCTCCTTGAATGAGAATCTTGTCTCTTAG
- the LOC130935367 gene encoding NAC domain-containing protein 76-like isoform X1, translating into MEQEEEPQQNEPPHSHSHSQSRCVTLPPGCRFHPSEELLLSYYLTNKNGTGNWNGNGGLGFDGSDLIRELDFYDYDPFELPDFACFAYGYGGRRRHWYCFTTVRVSRGERWKRKRKVKSGFWLRRGRVSNVNGVGENVVLGTRTRFVFYMGDSAKNGARTDWVLYEYALIDHVMASFVLCRVFSKPRYKNSASDIGLSCCAEESVSAVRHIGIQHDEHVKLDAVEAKVCDDISIDHNNEICAGGNSDNQVKNAHDIDALRCLAGPQGSQQLSIANFYVSNNLKSLVRNGAISVGESFSVSIFFTITFPLFRFAGFENSFICCWLRAPFFSC; encoded by the exons ATGgaacaagaagaagaaccaCAACAAAATGAGCCACctcactctcactctcactctcaaTCCCGGTGCGTGACGCTACCTCCCGGTTGCCGGTTCCATCCTTCGGAGGAGCTTCTATTGAGTTACTACCTCACCAACAAAAATGGCACGGGGAACTGGAATGGTAACGGTGGTTTGGGATTCGATGGTTCTGATTTGATTCGGGAGCTGGATTTTTACGATTACGATCCTTTTGAACTGCCGGATTTTGCGTGCTTTGCGTACGGCTACGGCGGGAGGAGGAGGCACTGGTACTGTTTCACCACCGTTAGGGTTTCGAGGGGAGAGAGgtggaagaggaagaggaaggtTAAGAGTGGGTTCTGGTTGAGGAGGGGAAGGGTTTCGAATGTTAACGGTGTTGGGGAGAACGTGGTTTTGGGAACGAGGACGAGGTTCGTTTTCTATATGGGTGATTCGGCGAAGAACGGTGCCAGGACGGATTGGGTTTTGTATGAATACGCATTGATTGATCATGTTATG GCCTCTTTTGTTCTTTGCCGGGTATTTAGTAAGCCTCGATATAAGAATAGTGCATCAGACATCGGCCTGAGTTGTTGTGCAGAAGAGAGTGTATCGGCAGTGCGCCATATTGGTATTCAGCATGATGAACATGTTAAATTGGATGCCGTTGAAGCTAAAGTATGTGATGATATCTCCATTGACCACAACAATGAAATATGTGCTGGTGGAAACAGCGATAATCAAGTTAAGAATGCACATGACATAGATGCTTTACGATGTTTGGCGGGTCCTCAGGGCAGTCAGCAG CTATCAATTGCAAACTTCTACGTCAGCAATAATCTGAAAAGTCTAGTCAGAAATGGGGCTATCAGTGTCGGGGAGTCATTTAGCGTTTCTATCTTCTTTACAATTACCTTCCCCCTTTTTAGATTTGCTGGATTTGAGAACTCATTCATATGTTGTTGGTTGCGTGCCCCTTTTTTTTCCTGCTAA
- the LOC130935367 gene encoding NAC domain-containing protein 71-like isoform X2, whose amino-acid sequence MEQEEEPQQNEPPHSHSHSQSRCVTLPPGCRFHPSEELLLSYYLTNKNGTGNWNGNGGLGFDGSDLIRELDFYDYDPFELPDFACFAYGYGGRRRHWYCFTTVRVSRGERWKRKRKVKSGFWLRRGRVSNVNGVGENVVLGTRTRFVFYMGDSAKNGARTDWVLYEYALIDHVMASFVLCRVFSKPRYKNSASDIGLSCCAEESVSAVRHIGIQHDEHVKLDAVEAKVCDDISIDHNNEICAGGNSDNQVKNAHDIDALRCLAGPQGSQQEGLPLLPSGSTMFIEAISSQQQLLSITEEDFIELNDLT is encoded by the exons ATGgaacaagaagaagaaccaCAACAAAATGAGCCACctcactctcactctcactctcaaTCCCGGTGCGTGACGCTACCTCCCGGTTGCCGGTTCCATCCTTCGGAGGAGCTTCTATTGAGTTACTACCTCACCAACAAAAATGGCACGGGGAACTGGAATGGTAACGGTGGTTTGGGATTCGATGGTTCTGATTTGATTCGGGAGCTGGATTTTTACGATTACGATCCTTTTGAACTGCCGGATTTTGCGTGCTTTGCGTACGGCTACGGCGGGAGGAGGAGGCACTGGTACTGTTTCACCACCGTTAGGGTTTCGAGGGGAGAGAGgtggaagaggaagaggaaggtTAAGAGTGGGTTCTGGTTGAGGAGGGGAAGGGTTTCGAATGTTAACGGTGTTGGGGAGAACGTGGTTTTGGGAACGAGGACGAGGTTCGTTTTCTATATGGGTGATTCGGCGAAGAACGGTGCCAGGACGGATTGGGTTTTGTATGAATACGCATTGATTGATCATGTTATG GCCTCTTTTGTTCTTTGCCGGGTATTTAGTAAGCCTCGATATAAGAATAGTGCATCAGACATCGGCCTGAGTTGTTGTGCAGAAGAGAGTGTATCGGCAGTGCGCCATATTGGTATTCAGCATGATGAACATGTTAAATTGGATGCCGTTGAAGCTAAAGTATGTGATGATATCTCCATTGACCACAACAATGAAATATGTGCTGGTGGAAACAGCGATAATCAAGTTAAGAATGCACATGACATAGATGCTTTACGATGTTTGGCGGGTCCTCAGGGCAGTCAGCAG GAAGGGCTTCCTTTACTCCCCAGCGGTAGTACAATGTTCATTGAAGCAATTTCATCTCAACAACAATTACTTTCCATCACGGAGGAAGACTTCATAGAGTTGAATGATCTTACATGA